CAGGGCTGCTCGACACCGGCATCATCGACGATGCGGGTCTGCACGCCCGCCACCACCCTGCCCTGAGTTCCCCGTAGATGAAGGGTCTTCTCCGGGGAATCTGAACTCCGCGATAGAGCGACTGCGGCCAGCGGGGAGGTCTCCGTCATCCCCCACGCCTGCACGATCCGGACACCCAACTCGTCGTAGGCAGTCATCAGCGATCGCGGGACCGCCGAACCACCGCACGCCACCATCTTCAAGGAACTGATGTCGTGACCAGGATTGTCACGCAGATAATGCAGAACGTCGGTCCAAATTGTCGGCACCGCCCCAGCCATCGTTGGCCGTGCGGCCTCGATCATTTCCACCAGCGGCGCAGCCTGAAGAAAACGATCCGGCAGCAGTAGCTCCGCACCTGCCATCATCGCCGCGTAGGGCAACCCCCACGCATTGGCGTGGAACATCGGCACGATCGCCAACACCGTGTCGTCATGGCCGATGCCCAACGCATTCGCCGTGCACGCCGCCTGCGAGTGCAACCATGTCGAACGATGACTGTAGACAACGCCTTTCGGGTGTCCCGTGGTACCGCTGGTGTAGCACATGGCCGCAGCCGACGTCTCCTCGACAATCGGCCAATCGAACGTGCTCGGCTGGCCCGCCACCACCTCGTCGTACCGAAGGACGTCCTTGCCGCACCCCTCGACCGCAGAAAGATCCCCCGACCCAGTCACCAACACTGTGCGCACAGACGACATCGACGGCAATGCCGTCGCCAACAACGGAAGCACCGTGTCATCGGCAATGATCACCCGATCACTAGCATGGTTGGCGATCCAAGTCAGTTGCTCAGCCGGCAACCTCAAATTCA
This genomic stretch from Mycobacterium paraterrae harbors:
- a CDS encoding long-chain fatty acid--CoA ligase, whose amino-acid sequence is MKSTMQDVALTVAGIVSHAVVINGDRDVLTAQGAGRISRVSYREVGERAARLANALRVLGVRGDERVATLQWSNQEHLDCYAAVPSMGAVLHTLNLRLPAEQLTWIANHASDRVIIADDTVLPLLATALPSMSSVRTVLVTGSGDLSAVEGCGKDVLRYDEVVAGQPSTFDWPIVEETSAAAMCYTSGTTGHPKGVVYSHRSTWLHSQAACTANALGIGHDDTVLAIVPMFHANAWGLPYAAMMAGAELLLPDRFLQAAPLVEMIEAARPTMAGAVPTIWTDVLHYLRDNPGHDISSLKMVACGGSAVPRSLMTAYDELGVRIVQAWGMTETSPLAAVALSRSSDSPEKTLHLRGTQGRVVAGVQTRIVDDAGVEQPWDGTSVGEIQVRGPWITGSYFEHDGPAVSPDGWLQTGDVGAISAEGFITLTDRSKDVIKSGGEWISSVELENELAAHDAVRLASVIGVPDDKWQERPLAVVVLHADCTVTAAELSEFLRPRVARWWLPERWAFVADIPLTSTGKFDKKRLRRQHADGDLAVQMLT